The following proteins come from a genomic window of Nicotiana tomentosiformis chromosome 12, ASM39032v3, whole genome shotgun sequence:
- the LOC104099880 gene encoding purine permease 1-like — MEDKGLSTKMRRILLLVNCLILAVGVCGGPLMMRLYYVGGGSRVWLSSWLQTGGWPLTLIPLAILYFYRRKSEGANAKFCLITPQIFIVSFVIGVGTGIDNFLYSWGGSKLPVSTSSLLLAAQLGFTAVGAFFIVKLKFTPYSINAVILLTVGAVLLGIRSNGDKPEGVTSKAYVLGFIMTLLAAALYGVILPSIELIYLKAKQAITVTLVLEIQIVMCFAATAFCTIGMVANKDFQAISREANQFNLEEARYYTVIVWTAIIWQCFFVGAVGVIYCSSALMSGVIIAVLLPVTEVLAIVFFSEKFSGEKGVSLFLSLWGFVSYFYGEFKQMKKQKNKSSDTEMTTTQIESV; from the exons ATGGAAGATAAAGGACTAAGCACCAAGATGAGGAGAATACTCCTGTTGGTTAACTGTCTAATACTCGCTGTTGGTGTTTGTGGTGGTCCTCTTATGATGCGCCTATATTATGTCGGGGGAGGTTCAAGAGTATGGCTTAGCAGTTGGTTACAAACTGGTGGATGGCCACTCACCCTTATACCTCTTGCCATCCTATATTTTTATCGTCGAAAGTCCGAGGGTGCTAATGCCAAGTTTTGCTTGATAACACCCCAGATTTTCATTGTATCATTTGTCATTGGTGTTGGTACTGGTATTGATAATTTTCTGTATTCATGGGGCGGGTCAAAGCTCCCCGTGTCAACCTCTTCACTTCTTCTTGCTGCTCAACTTGGCTTCACAGCAGTAGGTGCTTTTTTCATAGTGAAGCTGAAATTTACACCCTACTCTATCAATGCAGTAATTCTACTGACAGTTGGCGCTGTTTTATTGGGTATTCGATCTAATGGTGATAAGCCAGAGGGTGTGACAAGTAAAGCCTATGTTCTTGGTTTTATAATGACACTTCTGGCAGCAGCTTTGTATGGAGTTATTTTGCCTAGtattgagttgatttacttaaaGGCAAAACAAGCTATTACTGTGACGTTGGTGTTGGAGATTCAGATTGTCATGTGTTTTGCTGCTACTGCTTTTTGCACAATAGGAATGGTCGCTAATAAAGACTTTCAG GCAATATCAAGGGAGGCAAACCAATTTAACCTCGAAGAAGCTAGATATTATACAGTGATAGTATGGACTGCCATTATTTGGCAATGTTTCTTTGTGGGTGCTGTTGGAGTTATCTACTGTTCTTCTGCTTTAATGTCTGGTGTTATAATAGCAGTTTTACTCCCTGTTACTGAGGTATTGGCCATAGTTTTCTTTagtgaaaagttttcaggtgaaaaggGCGTTTCTCTTTTCCTCTCTCTTTGGGGTTTCGTCTCATACTTCTATGGAGAATTCAAGCAAATGAAGAAGCAGAAGAATAAAAGTTCAGATACAGAGATGACAACAACGCAAATAGAATCTGTTTGA